Proteins co-encoded in one Bremerella sp. TYQ1 genomic window:
- a CDS encoding amidohydrolase family protein yields MKRLFALSAVLLATFCLTSLAQDFQPSSRHEEGLHRNPLKVFALTGGNVITKPGEKPQAATILVRDSKIEAIGPKVEIPADAQVIDLEGKFIYPGFIDSYGEASFDESDNRPPTAYWNANVRSDFLVSSAVTSSNLAAGDLRKQGFVARLIAPQGGIIRGQAAIYSLSDGRPSDRLLRDACALTGELTLERRRGRGNYPNSPMGAVALARQAFYDAQWYRDAHQASAKNPKLELPESNVTLAAMAPYVQAKLPVMLETANDQFLLRADDFANEFELDLIVIGSGREYRQLDKVAQTKRTMIIPLNFAKAPNVATPEAADNATLQSLMHWDHAPENLARLIDKKVEILLTTHRLESPSLFLKNLRLAVERGLSETDALAAMTTVPAKRLGIDKQLGSLETGKLASFVVMSKPLFEEKSEVVETWVHGDRYEHEEEKPEGLAGDWKLAIQGQPEKADAVLLMNVTGDKNLKGTVRPAETTPKFKDKVELKSLKHEEGQLTGQFIADSFGSKGVATLAVLFQKDVEQRQGTLRWPDGTVSTVVMTPSGMDKDKEEEDKKSESDDKDEAKETDKKDEDKKQEDAKKRTQMASFPVNYPLGAYGREKPVEQPALVAFTGATIWTCGPEGKIENGTLLVREGKIVKVGKGIKVPQDAVVVDVKGKHITPGLIDCHSHMATDGGINESGQAITAEVRIQDFIDANDISIYWQLAGGLTTANILHGSANPIGGQNQVIKLRWGGSYDDLKFRGAPLGIKFALGENVKQSNWGDNYTTRYPQTRMGVEQVFQDEFREALDYQAAHQRYAKNQTGLPPRRDLELDAVVEILNRKRWIHCHSYRQDEILALLRVLEEHGITIGSLQHILEGYKVADAMQKHGATASTFSDWWAYKVEVQDAIPYNGAIMYEQGINVSFNSDDGELGRHMNQEAAKAVKYGNVPPEEALKFVTLNPAIQLRIDKQVGSLEPGKHADIAIWSAPPLSNFAVCEQTWIDGRKYFDRSEEQTLRDKFANMKNTLIQKILDTRAPMTAEGETLEDGSQLWPRHDEFCGSHGEHDHDHGHEH; encoded by the coding sequence ATGAAGCGTTTGTTTGCTCTTTCCGCCGTTCTGCTTGCCACTTTTTGTCTCACCTCGCTCGCTCAAGACTTCCAGCCCTCGTCGCGTCACGAGGAAGGGTTGCATCGCAATCCGCTGAAAGTCTTCGCATTGACCGGCGGCAACGTGATTACCAAGCCAGGGGAAAAACCTCAGGCCGCAACCATTTTGGTTCGCGACAGCAAGATCGAAGCGATTGGACCGAAAGTCGAGATTCCGGCCGACGCCCAAGTCATCGATTTGGAGGGGAAGTTTATCTACCCCGGTTTCATCGACAGTTACGGCGAAGCCTCGTTCGACGAGTCAGACAATCGTCCGCCGACGGCTTACTGGAACGCCAACGTTCGGTCTGACTTTCTCGTCAGCTCGGCAGTTACCTCCAGCAATCTTGCCGCTGGCGATCTTCGCAAGCAAGGATTCGTCGCTCGCCTGATTGCCCCGCAAGGCGGTATCATCCGTGGCCAAGCGGCGATCTATTCGCTAAGCGATGGCCGCCCGAGCGATCGCCTGCTGCGGGATGCGTGTGCGTTGACCGGCGAACTGACCTTGGAACGCCGCCGGGGTCGGGGCAATTACCCGAACTCGCCGATGGGAGCGGTCGCGTTGGCTCGCCAGGCGTTTTATGACGCGCAGTGGTATCGCGATGCCCATCAAGCTTCCGCTAAAAATCCGAAGCTGGAGCTACCAGAAAGCAATGTCACACTCGCCGCGATGGCGCCCTACGTGCAAGCGAAGTTGCCGGTCATGTTGGAAACGGCCAACGATCAGTTCCTGCTTCGTGCGGATGACTTCGCCAACGAGTTCGAGCTCGATTTGATTGTTATCGGTAGCGGTCGCGAGTATCGTCAGCTCGACAAAGTCGCGCAGACGAAGCGGACGATGATCATTCCTCTGAACTTTGCCAAAGCGCCAAACGTCGCGACGCCGGAAGCGGCCGACAATGCCACGCTTCAATCGCTGATGCATTGGGATCACGCTCCGGAGAATCTGGCACGATTGATCGACAAGAAGGTCGAAATTCTGCTGACGACACACCGACTGGAATCCCCTTCCCTGTTCCTGAAGAACCTGCGACTTGCCGTGGAGCGCGGACTGAGTGAAACCGACGCGTTGGCCGCGATGACGACCGTGCCGGCAAAACGGCTCGGCATCGACAAGCAGCTTGGTTCGCTGGAAACCGGCAAATTGGCCAGCTTTGTCGTGATGTCGAAACCATTGTTCGAGGAAAAGTCGGAAGTGGTCGAGACCTGGGTTCATGGCGATCGCTACGAACATGAAGAAGAGAAGCCTGAAGGCTTGGCCGGCGACTGGAAGCTTGCCATTCAAGGTCAGCCAGAGAAAGCGGATGCCGTTCTGCTGATGAACGTCACCGGCGACAAGAACCTGAAAGGAACCGTTCGCCCAGCAGAAACGACACCGAAATTCAAAGACAAAGTCGAACTCAAGTCGCTCAAGCACGAAGAGGGCCAACTCACCGGGCAGTTCATCGCTGACAGCTTCGGTAGCAAAGGAGTTGCCACGCTGGCGGTTCTCTTCCAGAAGGATGTCGAGCAACGCCAAGGAACATTGCGCTGGCCCGACGGAACGGTCTCGACCGTCGTCATGACACCATCCGGCATGGATAAGGACAAAGAAGAAGAGGACAAAAAGTCAGAGTCCGACGACAAGGATGAAGCGAAAGAGACAGACAAGAAAGACGAAGACAAGAAACAGGAAGACGCCAAAAAGCGAACCCAAATGGCCAGCTTCCCCGTCAATTACCCGCTGGGCGCTTATGGCCGAGAAAAACCGGTCGAGCAGCCGGCGCTGGTCGCTTTCACCGGGGCAACCATCTGGACGTGCGGTCCTGAAGGCAAAATCGAGAACGGGACGCTACTCGTTCGCGAGGGCAAGATCGTGAAAGTGGGCAAAGGGATCAAAGTTCCCCAGGATGCCGTCGTGGTCGACGTGAAGGGGAAACACATCACCCCGGGTCTGATCGATTGCCACTCGCATATGGCCACCGATGGCGGAATCAACGAAAGCGGTCAGGCGATCACCGCTGAAGTCCGCATTCAAGACTTCATCGACGCCAACGACATCAGCATTTACTGGCAGCTTGCCGGTGGGCTGACAACGGCCAACATCTTGCATGGTTCGGCCAATCCAATCGGAGGGCAGAATCAGGTCATCAAACTCCGCTGGGGTGGTAGTTACGACGATCTCAAGTTCCGCGGTGCTCCGCTAGGCATCAAGTTTGCCCTGGGCGAAAACGTCAAGCAAAGCAACTGGGGCGATAACTACACCACGCGTTATCCCCAAACGCGAATGGGGGTCGAGCAAGTCTTCCAGGACGAATTCCGTGAAGCCCTCGACTATCAGGCCGCTCATCAGCGTTACGCCAAGAACCAAACCGGTTTGCCCCCGCGACGCGACCTCGAGTTGGACGCTGTCGTCGAAATCCTTAATCGCAAGCGTTGGATTCACTGTCACAGTTATCGTCAGGACGAAATCCTCGCCCTGTTGCGAGTCCTCGAAGAACATGGCATCACCATCGGTTCGTTGCAGCATATTCTCGAAGGCTACAAAGTGGCCGATGCGATGCAGAAGCATGGCGCGACCGCGTCGACGTTTTCCGATTGGTGGGCGTACAAAGTCGAAGTTCAAGACGCCATTCCGTACAACGGGGCGATCATGTACGAGCAAGGGATCAACGTTTCGTTCAACTCCGACGACGGCGAACTGGGCCGACATATGAACCAGGAAGCCGCCAAAGCGGTCAAATATGGAAACGTGCCGCCCGAAGAAGCGTTGAAGTTTGTCACGCTGAATCCAGCCATTCAGCTTCGGATTGATAAGCAGGTCGGCTCGCTCGAACCTGGCAAGCATGCCGACATCGCCATTTGGTCGGCGCCGCCGCTGTCGAATTTCGCCGTCTGCGAACAAACCTGGATCGATGGTCGCAAGTACTTCGATCGCAGCGAAGAGCAGACACTTCGCGACAAGTTCGCCAACATGAAGAACACATTGATCCAAAAGATTCTCGACACGCGTGCCCCCATGACGGCCGAAGGGGAAACGCTGGAAGATGGATCGCAGTTGTGGCCACGCCATGACGAATTCTGTGGCTCACACGGAGAACACGACCACGATCATGGACACGAGCATTAA
- a CDS encoding DUF1592 domain-containing protein: MKICLAPISRSCLLSGIFLALIAAYPVLGAETDARPESTASFESKIRPFLKTHCYDCHGAETQEADLRLDTLTLDFTKATTASTWIEVMDKMNLGEMPPEGSTTPHAHEVVNVTDWIAGQLRHAERSSLGNQGRVILRRMNRAEYTNTVRDLLHLKFLPGESPENTLPPDGTAEGFDKVSLALMLDPSLLDKYFEVAQQIADMAIVDGPPPFPTETMRLEMEDIAENRAIDYLCATPGIECEEKAIVLMQGSTRSFGVMKYPGTRDEIPVKGMYRIRVRAWGVRGADGDPVIMRVRQGHPSDDQQLLLETEVTDSPKVYEIVVPRDPKCGEYNVSIVNQTGFQITSHIGNDIRREQEKAGQAKDYERVMRLQSRQQMENLTWGKPNPEAADTTKLRKLVVDWLECEGPLYDQWPPKSHESLFVRGSDAAEDTAYLREIFQQFLPRAFRRPVTTDEVDKVVTLCQAELAAGENFNDAVRTGLISVLCSPKFLYIVEPASAEDRRPLNDWELASRLSYFLWSSMPDETLFDLAESGKLRDPSILAAQVDRMLADEKSEGFVQGFGGQWLKTGEFRNFMPDARLYKKYDDQLGEAMVGEVIAFFREVLRTEESTLAFFDADWTMVNERLAKFYDLNGIEGEAFQRVTLPKESPRGGLLAMAGVAMRGSDGNRTKPVNRGVYVREVLFNDPPNPPPPNAGEVEPNIEGEKLTVRDRLIQHQQIASCAACHRTIDCYGLALENFNVIGEWRTQQDGEDFRNKGPEIDPSGTLPNGDSFETFAQFKQLLLTQKDRFARGLSEKMLTYALGRPVEPADRGLIDRLAQQMAENNYTLPTLIHGVVQSEAFLQK; this comes from the coding sequence ATGAAGATTTGTCTTGCCCCCATTTCGCGCTCTTGCCTTCTTAGCGGAATTTTCCTTGCGCTGATCGCCGCCTACCCAGTGCTGGGCGCGGAAACCGATGCCCGACCGGAAAGCACCGCTTCCTTTGAGAGCAAGATTCGTCCTTTTCTGAAGACTCACTGCTACGACTGCCACGGAGCGGAAACGCAAGAGGCCGACTTGCGGCTCGATACGCTGACGCTTGATTTCACCAAGGCGACGACCGCGAGCACGTGGATAGAAGTGATGGACAAGATGAACCTGGGCGAGATGCCGCCGGAAGGTTCTACTACGCCGCACGCCCACGAGGTGGTAAACGTCACCGATTGGATTGCCGGTCAACTGCGACATGCCGAACGAAGCAGCCTCGGCAATCAGGGACGTGTGATCTTGCGTCGCATGAACCGTGCGGAATACACCAACACGGTCCGCGATCTCTTGCACCTCAAGTTCCTGCCTGGCGAAAGCCCTGAAAACACATTGCCGCCGGACGGAACGGCCGAAGGGTTCGACAAAGTTTCGCTCGCGCTGATGCTCGATCCTTCGTTGCTGGACAAGTATTTCGAGGTCGCTCAGCAAATAGCGGACATGGCGATTGTGGATGGCCCGCCACCATTTCCTACCGAAACGATGCGGCTGGAAATGGAGGACATCGCCGAGAACCGCGCGATCGATTACCTTTGCGCAACGCCTGGTATCGAATGCGAAGAGAAAGCAATCGTCCTAATGCAAGGATCGACACGCTCGTTTGGCGTCATGAAATACCCCGGTACCCGCGACGAAATTCCGGTCAAAGGAATGTATCGCATTCGTGTTCGCGCCTGGGGCGTTCGCGGCGCCGACGGCGATCCGGTCATCATGCGTGTTCGGCAAGGACACCCCAGCGACGATCAACAACTGCTTCTCGAAACGGAAGTAACGGACTCGCCCAAGGTTTACGAAATTGTTGTCCCGCGTGATCCCAAGTGTGGCGAGTACAACGTTTCAATTGTTAATCAAACTGGTTTTCAGATCACCAGCCACATCGGCAATGACATTCGCCGCGAGCAAGAGAAAGCTGGCCAGGCCAAAGACTACGAGCGTGTCATGCGTCTCCAGTCGCGGCAGCAAATGGAAAACCTGACGTGGGGTAAACCGAATCCCGAAGCAGCCGATACGACAAAACTTCGCAAACTGGTCGTCGATTGGCTGGAGTGCGAAGGCCCTCTCTACGATCAATGGCCTCCCAAAAGCCACGAGTCTCTTTTCGTTCGTGGCAGCGACGCAGCGGAAGACACGGCCTACTTGCGCGAGATCTTCCAGCAGTTCTTGCCCCGTGCGTTTCGTCGCCCAGTGACGACGGATGAAGTCGACAAAGTGGTAACGCTTTGCCAGGCCGAGCTTGCCGCCGGCGAAAACTTTAACGATGCCGTACGGACCGGGCTGATCTCGGTGCTTTGTTCGCCCAAGTTTTTGTACATTGTCGAGCCTGCTTCCGCGGAAGATCGACGTCCGCTAAACGACTGGGAATTGGCCTCGCGGTTGAGCTATTTCCTCTGGTCGAGCATGCCGGACGAAACGCTGTTCGACTTAGCCGAGTCAGGAAAGCTTCGCGATCCGTCGATCTTAGCTGCCCAGGTCGATCGCATGCTGGCCGACGAAAAGAGCGAAGGCTTTGTCCAAGGATTTGGGGGGCAGTGGCTAAAAACCGGGGAGTTCCGCAACTTCATGCCAGATGCTCGGCTCTATAAAAAGTATGACGATCAACTCGGCGAAGCGATGGTAGGCGAAGTGATTGCGTTCTTCCGCGAAGTGCTACGAACGGAGGAATCGACGCTGGCGTTTTTCGATGCCGACTGGACGATGGTCAACGAACGCTTAGCCAAGTTTTACGACTTGAACGGCATTGAAGGGGAAGCATTTCAACGGGTCACATTGCCTAAGGAATCACCCCGCGGAGGGCTGCTGGCAATGGCCGGTGTTGCGATGCGGGGATCGGACGGCAACCGCACTAAGCCGGTGAATCGCGGTGTTTACGTTCGCGAGGTGTTGTTCAACGATCCACCGAACCCACCGCCACCGAATGCTGGCGAAGTCGAGCCGAACATCGAAGGGGAAAAGCTGACCGTTCGTGATCGCTTGATTCAACACCAGCAAATCGCCTCGTGTGCGGCCTGCCATCGAACGATTGATTGCTACGGCTTGGCGCTGGAAAACTTCAACGTCATCGGTGAATGGCGAACCCAGCAAGATGGCGAAGACTTTCGCAACAAGGGTCCCGAGATTGATCCCTCAGGCACACTTCCCAACGGCGATTCGTTCGAGACGTTTGCTCAGTTCAAGCAATTGCTTCTGACGCAGAAGGATCGATTCGCACGCGGACTTTCCGAAAAGATGCTGACGTATGCCCTGGGTCGTCCTGTCGAACCAGCCGATCGTGGATTGATCGACCGACTCGCGCAGCAGATGGCTGAAAACAATTACACGCTACCAACGCTGATTCATGGCGTGGTACAAAGCGAAGCGTTCCTGCAAAAGTAA
- a CDS encoding amidohydrolase family protein, which produces MQKLLKTFVFVAVTASASVTIASDQIPGAMPKTPVAIVNATIHPISGPVVEKGTLLFADGKITAVGTDVKLPKNTQKIDGKGKHVYPGMFEPYSRVGLTEISSVRASNDYRESGSLNPNVRAHVSVDPDGETIPVTRSNGVLLNMTAPTGGLISGQSAVMQLDGWTYEDMTLLPEAAMIVALHDAHDAEHLEALFDEARQYVKAKEEKVAVRQDVRLDSLAKLVSGEQPMIISANRSSEINRAVAFANDQQLKLIILGGYDAVECRELLKKYDVPVIISAIHREPRRRDEPYDTAYTLAKRLQDAGVRFCISGYERSNSWNVRNLPYHAATAAAFGLSRDDAMRAITLSPAEILGVAYRVGSLEAGKDATLFICDGDPLEAPTQIESAWIAGKPVDLTNKQTMLNDKYRQKYQQAAQ; this is translated from the coding sequence ATGCAAAAGCTACTCAAAACTTTCGTTTTCGTCGCTGTGACGGCTTCCGCCTCGGTGACGATCGCCTCCGATCAAATCCCTGGCGCCATGCCCAAAACCCCTGTCGCAATCGTCAACGCGACCATCCATCCCATCTCCGGCCCTGTGGTTGAGAAGGGGACACTTCTGTTCGCAGACGGCAAGATCACCGCAGTCGGCACCGATGTCAAGCTTCCGAAGAACACCCAAAAGATCGACGGTAAAGGAAAGCATGTCTACCCTGGCATGTTCGAGCCTTACTCGCGTGTCGGTTTGACCGAAATTTCTTCGGTGCGTGCCAGTAATGATTACCGCGAGTCAGGCTCGTTGAACCCAAACGTTCGGGCCCACGTCAGCGTCGATCCCGATGGCGAAACCATTCCGGTGACTCGCTCCAATGGCGTGCTGCTGAACATGACTGCTCCGACCGGCGGTTTGATCTCCGGACAAAGTGCGGTAATGCAGCTTGATGGTTGGACGTACGAAGACATGACGCTGCTTCCCGAAGCGGCGATGATTGTTGCGCTGCACGACGCCCACGATGCCGAGCATTTGGAAGCATTGTTCGACGAGGCACGACAATATGTCAAAGCGAAAGAAGAAAAAGTCGCGGTGCGGCAGGACGTGCGTCTCGATTCGCTAGCCAAACTGGTAAGCGGCGAACAGCCGATGATTATTTCGGCGAACCGCTCCAGCGAAATCAACCGAGCCGTGGCGTTTGCCAACGATCAGCAGTTGAAGCTGATCATCCTGGGTGGCTACGATGCCGTCGAGTGTCGCGAACTGCTCAAGAAGTACGACGTTCCTGTGATCATCTCCGCCATCCATCGCGAGCCGCGTCGCCGGGATGAACCATACGACACCGCCTATACGTTGGCCAAACGTTTGCAGGATGCGGGGGTTCGCTTTTGTATCTCTGGCTACGAGCGATCCAATTCCTGGAACGTTCGCAATTTGCCATACCATGCTGCGACCGCGGCCGCGTTTGGTTTAAGCCGCGACGATGCGATGCGGGCCATCACCCTTTCGCCTGCCGAAATTCTGGGCGTTGCCTATCGTGTCGGCAGCTTGGAAGCTGGAAAAGACGCCACGCTATTTATCTGCGATGGAGATCCTCTGGAAGCTCCGACGCAAATCGAGTCGGCTTGGATCGCTGGAAAGCCGGTCGATCTGACCAACAAGCAAACGATGCTCAATGACAAGTATCGCCAGAAGTATCAGCAAGCCGCGCAATAA
- a CDS encoding formylglycine-generating enzyme family protein: MRVAITTLLLISWATSIVVAQAPNSTTNSIGMPVVKLTAGEFEMGMLDEHRLKLEHKQSAYQREIHDYVEKPAFPVKLSHDFFIGTTEVTVGQFRAFAEATGYKTDAEKAGQASIFQPDAEERLDRFALVKDASWREPGFSQTDDHPVTCISWHDANAFCQWLSQKEGATYRLPTEAEWEYACRAGTRSSYFSGEQPDSVYAVGNVADASLHAIHPDDVIRQRTAALDEKDGDGYAFTAPVGQFRANDWGLHDTHGNVWEWCHDKYSDRYYDDMLAEARKQGSRNQPKPIVDPQGPDDTPKHDHGNWRSLRGGSWYVAPLQCRSSVRAFAEAHDAFSYIGFRVVREVK; encoded by the coding sequence ATGCGAGTTGCGATCACAACGCTACTTCTAATTAGTTGGGCAACTTCCATCGTCGTCGCCCAAGCGCCCAACAGCACGACAAATTCGATCGGCATGCCCGTCGTGAAGCTGACTGCCGGCGAGTTCGAGATGGGCATGCTCGACGAGCATCGTTTAAAGCTCGAGCATAAACAGAGTGCTTACCAGCGCGAGATCCACGACTACGTCGAGAAGCCAGCGTTTCCGGTGAAACTGTCTCATGACTTTTTCATTGGCACTACTGAAGTCACCGTCGGTCAGTTTCGTGCGTTCGCCGAAGCGACCGGCTATAAGACCGACGCCGAGAAAGCTGGCCAGGCATCGATCTTTCAGCCCGATGCCGAGGAGCGACTCGATCGATTCGCGCTGGTGAAAGATGCGTCGTGGCGTGAACCAGGCTTCTCTCAGACCGACGACCACCCCGTGACATGCATCTCATGGCACGATGCGAATGCATTCTGCCAGTGGCTCAGCCAAAAAGAAGGGGCCACTTATCGCCTTCCGACCGAAGCGGAATGGGAATACGCCTGCCGCGCAGGGACACGCAGCTCTTATTTCAGTGGCGAACAACCTGACAGCGTTTATGCGGTAGGAAACGTCGCCGATGCTTCTCTGCATGCGATTCACCCAGACGATGTCATCCGACAACGAACAGCTGCCCTCGACGAGAAAGATGGCGATGGATATGCGTTCACAGCGCCGGTCGGCCAATTCCGTGCGAACGATTGGGGACTGCACGATACGCATGGCAATGTCTGGGAGTGGTGCCACGATAAGTACTCGGATCGGTATTACGACGACATGCTGGCCGAAGCACGCAAACAGGGCTCACGAAATCAACCAAAACCGATTGTCGATCCTCAAGGACCAGACGATACGCCCAAGCACGATCATGGCAATTGGCGTTCTTTGCGGGGAGGGTCCTGGTACGTCGCACCGCTTCAATGTCGGTCGTCTGTCCGCGCTTTCGCTGAAGCCCATGACGCGTTCAGCTACATCGGTTTTCGCGTCGTTCGAGAAGTAAAATAA
- a CDS encoding DUF1552 domain-containing protein produces MSQSKKPWISRRTFLRGTGVAMALPYLEAMMPSSVLAAPSPDAPARMGMFYFGTGMNMRQFWPDQTGLDYQASRILKPLDKHRGRFTAINGTYLSDGGGHDGAYPFSTSIAKGERQQQSPDQIAANTISSDTRFSSLQLSVDRGTNYGSQALATISWNEQGVPLAAENDPKVLFDRLFRPDTAEQKADEKNEFRRRRSILDLVRDDAKQLSNKLGQADRQQLEQYYTSVRELEKSLARRVEWADTPKPAIETDDLHGTYEKKMAGPEGNGDYLYDDYAKLMYDLIALAFQTDSTRVISYVVRKELAGGVYPEFNVSKGYHALSHHGNDPQSLEELARVDTIYMDHWSYFLDRLQSTPEGDGTLLDRTILGLSSGMGFEHSKDNLPTIVSGGLGLGVKHHGHLKLESSVPLASIWQTMLDRVGVPVEGTFQDSDGILQPMVG; encoded by the coding sequence ATGTCCCAATCTAAAAAGCCTTGGATTTCCCGACGCACGTTTCTGCGTGGTACCGGCGTCGCGATGGCGTTGCCGTACTTGGAAGCGATGATGCCTTCCAGCGTGCTCGCGGCACCGTCGCCTGATGCCCCTGCGCGGATGGGGATGTTCTACTTCGGTACCGGGATGAACATGCGTCAGTTTTGGCCAGACCAAACAGGCCTTGACTACCAGGCGTCGCGCATCTTGAAACCGCTGGATAAACACCGTGGACGCTTCACCGCGATCAATGGAACGTATCTCTCCGACGGGGGTGGTCACGACGGTGCCTATCCGTTCAGCACGTCGATCGCCAAAGGAGAACGACAACAGCAAAGCCCTGATCAAATCGCCGCGAACACGATAAGTTCGGACACGCGTTTCTCGTCGCTTCAGCTTTCGGTCGATCGTGGAACCAACTACGGTAGTCAGGCCCTCGCGACAATTTCCTGGAACGAACAAGGGGTCCCCCTAGCCGCCGAGAACGACCCGAAAGTGCTTTTCGATCGGCTATTCCGCCCTGACACGGCAGAGCAAAAAGCGGACGAAAAGAACGAATTTCGCCGTCGACGATCGATTCTGGATCTCGTTCGAGACGACGCCAAGCAGCTTTCCAACAAGCTCGGTCAGGCCGACCGCCAACAATTGGAGCAGTACTATACTTCGGTTCGTGAACTTGAGAAGTCACTCGCACGACGCGTCGAATGGGCCGACACCCCCAAGCCGGCCATCGAGACAGACGATCTGCACGGCACCTACGAAAAGAAGATGGCCGGCCCGGAAGGGAACGGCGACTACTTGTACGACGACTACGCCAAACTGATGTACGACTTGATTGCATTGGCTTTTCAAACCGATTCGACCAGGGTCATTTCGTACGTCGTCCGCAAAGAACTGGCTGGAGGCGTTTATCCTGAGTTCAATGTTTCCAAGGGATACCACGCCCTGTCGCACCATGGAAACGACCCGCAAAGCCTGGAAGAGCTCGCACGCGTCGATACGATTTATATGGACCACTGGTCCTACTTCCTCGATCGACTGCAATCGACTCCCGAAGGAGACGGTACGCTGTTAGATCGGACGATTCTTGGGCTTTCCAGTGGCATGGGCTTCGAGCATAGTAAAGACAACCTGCCCACGATCGTCAGCGGCGGACTTGGCCTGGGCGTTAAGCATCATGGGCATTTAAAGCTGGAAAGCAGCGTTCCGCTCGCTTCGATTTGGCAAACGATGCTCGACCGTGTTGGTGTTCCAGTGGAAGGAACGTTCCAAGATAGCGATGGCATTTTGCAGCCAATGGTGGGTTAA